From the Salvelinus alpinus chromosome 32, SLU_Salpinus.1, whole genome shotgun sequence genome, one window contains:
- the LOC139562190 gene encoding serine/threonine-protein phosphatase 4 regulatory subunit 3-like isoform X3, giving the protein MSDTRRRVKVYTLNEDRQWDDRGTGHVSSTFVERLKGISLLVRAESDGSLLLESKISPNTAYQKQQDTLIVWSEAENYDLALSFQEKAGCDEIWEKICQVQGKDPALEITQDPIDESEEERFEEMPETSHLVELPPCELARLEEIADLVTSVLSSPIRREKLALALMSEGYMKKLLQLFQVCEDLDNREGLHHLYEIVRGVLFLNKAALFEVMFSDDCIMDVVGCLEYDPALVQPKRHREFLTKTAKFKEVIPITDSELRQKIHQTYRVQYIQDIILPTPSVFEENFLSTLTSFIFFNKVEIVSMLQEDEKFLTEVFAQLTDEATEDGKRRELVNFFKEFCAFSQTLQPQNRDAFFKTLANLGILPALEIVMGMDDLQVRAAATDIFSYLVEFSPSMVREFVMQEPQQTDDDVLLINVVIKQMICDSDPELGGAVQLMGLLRTLIDPENMLTPTNKTEKTEFLSFFYKYCMQVLTAPLLANTVDEKKSKALQEGSTKINPVCPDNFQTAQLLALILELLTFCVEHHTYHIKTYIMNKDLLRRILVLMNSKHTFLALCALRFMRRIIGQKDEYYNRYIIKGNLFEPVINTLLDNGTRYNLLNSAIIELFEFIKVEDVKSLIAHIIDNYYKALESIEYVQTFKGLKGRYEQEKDRQTLRLNRYRRDARTLDEDEEMWFHEDEDDDDGEAVEKSRPEEEFPESYGKYMEAKKGAANGANGKPAASHAASASPNGSPAKSDAPSGTLVVKTAMVGLVDYPDDEDEDEEDEEQSPRKRPRLGS; this is encoded by the exons ATGTCGGATACTCGGCGGCGTGTGAAAGTATACACGCTGAATGAAGACCGACAGTGGGACGACAGGGGCACAGGACATGTCTCGTCTACCTTTGTCGAACGACTGAAGGGAATATCATTATTAGTTCGGGCCGAATCCGACG GCTCACTTCTTCTGGAGTCTAAAATCAGCCCAAATACTGCATATCAAAAACAACAA GATACTCTGATCGTGTGGTCTGAAGCAGAGAACTATGATCTGGCTCTGAGTTTTCAGGAAAAAGCTGGCTGTGATGAAATCTGGGAAAAGATTTGTCAG GTGCAGGGAAAAGACCCTGCGCTGGAGATCACCCAGGACCCCATCGATGAGTCTGAGGAGGAGCGCTTCGAGGAGATGccagagaccagccacctggtGGAGCTGCCTCCATGCGAGCTAGCCCGGCTGGAGGAGATCGCTGACCTTGTGACTTCTGTCCTGTCCTCGCCCATCCGCCGGGAGAAACTGGCCCTAGCCCTTATGAGCGAAGGTTACATGAAGAAGCTACTGCAGCTCTTCCAGGTGTGTGAAGACCTGGACAACCGGGAGGGCCTACATCATCTGTATGAGATTGTGCGTGGCGTGCTTTTTCTCAACAAGGCGGCTCTGTTCGAGGTCATGTTCTCAGACGACTGCATCATGGACGTGGTGGGCTGCCTGGAGTACGACCCGGCGCTGGTGCAGCCCAAAAGGCACCGTGAGTTCCTCACCAAGACGGCCAAGTTCAAGGAGGTGATCCCAATCACGGACTCAGAGCTGCGGCAGAAGATCCACCAGACGTACCGTGTGCAGTACATCCAGGACATCATCCTTCCCACTCCTTCTGTTTTCGAGGAGAACTTCCTTTCCACCCTCACATCCTTCATTTTCTTCAACAAGGTGGAGATAGTCAGCATGCTGCAG GAGGATGAGAAGTTCCTCACCGAAGTCTTTGCACAGCTAACGGATGAAGCCACAGAGGACGGTAAAAGGAGGGAACTA GTGAACTTCTTCAAAGAATTTTGTGCTTTTTCACAAACCTTGCAACCGCAAAATAGAGATGCTTTCTTCAAGACTCTGGCGAATCTAGGCATTCTTCCTGCTCTTGAAATAGTCATG GGGATGGACGACCTGCAAGTGAGGGCTGCAGCCACAGACATATTCTCATACCTGGTGGAGTTCAGCCCCTCCATGGTCCGAGAGTTTGTTATGCAGGAGCCACAGCAGACTGATGAT GATGTGCTGCTGATCAACGTGGTGATAAAGCAGATGATCTGTGACTCGGACCCTGAGCTGGGGGGTGCTGTGCAGCTGATGGGGCTCCTACGAACACTGATTGACCCAGAGAACATGCTGACGCCCACCAAT AAAACGGAGAAGACCGAGTTCCTCAGCTTCTTCTACAAGTACTGCATGCAGGTCCTAACAGCCCCTCTATTGGCCAACACTGTAGACGAGAAGAAGTCTAAAG CTCTGCAAGAGGGGTCCACCAAGATCAACCCAGTGTGTCCTG ATAATTTCCAGACAGCTCAACTCCTGGCTTTGATTCTGGAGCTGCTGACATTCTGTGTTGAGCACCACACGTACCACATAAAGACATACATCATGAACAAGGACCTGCTACGACGAATCCTGGTGCTAATGAACTCTAAACACACCTTCCTGGCGCTGT GTGCTCTGCGCTTTATGAGGAGGATAATCGGGCAGAAAGATGAGTACTACAACCGCTATATTATCAAAGGGAACCTGTTTGAGCCAGTCATCAACACTCTGCTGGACAATGGCACTAGATACAACCTCCTAAACTCAGCCATCATCGAACTCTTTGAGTTCATCAAAGTT GAGGATGTCAAGTCCCTGATAGCACACATCATAGACAACTACTACAAAGCACTTGAATCCATTGAATACGTCCAGACGTTCAAGGGCCTGAAGGGCAGATATGAGCAGGAGAAGGACCGACAGACCCTGAGACTCAACAG ATATCGTAGGGATGCCCGAACGCTGGACGAGGATGAGGAAATGTGGTTCCATgaagatgaggatgatgatgatggagagGCTGTTGAGAAAAGCAGGCCAGAGGAAGAGTTCCCAGAGAGCTACGGAAAGTATATGGAAGCGAAAAAAG GGGCTGCCAACGGTGCCAACGGCAAGCCAGCTGCCTCGCACGCCGCCTCAGCCAGTCCCAACGGCTCCCCAGCCAAGTCGGACGCGCCATCCGGCACCCTGGTAGTCAAG ACTGCGATGGTTGGCCTTGTAGACTACCCTGACGACGAAGACGAGGATGAAGAAGACGAAGAGCAGTCGCCACGGAAACGTCCCCGCCTGGGCTCCTAA
- the LOC139562192 gene encoding cilia- and flagella-associated protein 36-like isoform X2: MWELQDCWKSIPVFDDEDENKLTYTEIHQQYKHLVEKLLETYMQEVGIDEQQFLEACSSPFAKSKTLQTVFQPVLATDDFQMFRSLMVQKNMELQLQALQVIKERNGALPECLTDGADVMSELEQQEMKIIQEVLKRSKEDYDLEMARRQQSEEIGSTSRSCSDRPVLEAISIQRPTSIQQTNKVNSTSPQRGELKAAGGSGQMSPANTSTSAPSKLESVLPAVRVPVKGTELPAVSREKGSSQAVEGWIEEARKEAGISKPFTELSAEQQVQLQQRALYLRQQRDKLQAMKREQRPKLATPEEPPAPTPSTPEISVEDKKKLQKRKHLAEKLKEEVIKK; this comes from the exons atgtgggaactccaagactgttggaaaagcattccag TTTTTGATGACGAAGATGAAAATAAATTGACTTATACAGAAATCCATCAGCAGTACAAGCATTTG GTGGAGAAGTTGTTAGAAACGTACATGCAAGAGGTTGGCATCGATGAGCAGCAGTTTCTGGAGGCATGCTCTTCTCCTTTTGCCAAGTCCAAAACCTTACAG ACTGTATTCCAGCCCGTCCTGGCCACAGACGACTTCCAGATGTTCAGGTCTCTCATGGTGCAGAAGAACATGGAGCTCCAGCTTCAGGCGCTGCAGGTCATTAAAGAGAGAAATG GCGCCCTGCCTGAGTGTCTCACAGATGGAGCAGACGTGATGAGTGAGCTGGAGCAGCAGGAGATGAAGATTATACAGGAGGTTCTGAA GAGGTCAAAGGAGGATTATGACCTAGAGATGGCTCGGCGACAGCAGTCAGAGGAGATCGGCTCCACGTCCAGAAGCTGCTCTGATAGGCCAGTTCTAGAGGCAATCAGCATCCAGAGACCCACCTCCATTCAACAGACCAACAAG GTGAACAGTACATCTCCTCAGagaggggagctgaaggctgcTGGAGGTAGTGGGCAGATGAGTCCAGCCAATACCAGCACATCTGCCCCTTCTAAGTTGGAATCAG TCCTTCCTGCTGTGAGGGTTCCAGTGAAGGGCACAGAGCTTCCGGCTGTCTCCAGGGAGAAGGGCAGCAGCCAGGCAGTAGAGGGCTGGATAGAGGAGGCACGCAAGGAGGCTGGCATCTCCAAGCCGTTCACA GAGTTGTCAGCAGAGCAGCAGGTGCAACTCCAGCAGAGGGCGCTGTACCTGAGGCAGCAGAGGGACAAACTTCAGGCCATGAAAAGAGAGCAGAGACCCAAACTAGCCACACCAGAGGAACCCCCAGCACCCACTCCCAGCACACCG GAGATCTCTGTCGAAGATAAAAAGAAGTTACAGAAAAGAAAACATCTGGCTGAAAAACTGAAAGAGGAAGTCATCAAGAAGTAA
- the LOC139562190 gene encoding serine/threonine-protein phosphatase 4 regulatory subunit 3-like isoform X2, whose product MSDTRRRVKVYTLNEDRQWDDRGTGHVSSTFVERLKGISLLVRAESDGSLLLESKISPNTAYQKQQDTLIVWSEAENYDLALSFQEKAGCDEIWEKICQVQGKDPALEITQDPIDESEEERFEEMPETSHLVELPPCELARLEEIADLVTSVLSSPIRREKLALALMSEGYMKKLLQLFQVCEDLDNREGLHHLYEIVRGVLFLNKAALFEVMFSDDCIMDVVGCLEYDPALVQPKRHREFLTKTAKFKEVIPITDSELRQKIHQTYRVQYIQDIILPTPSVFEENFLSTLTSFIFFNKVEIVSMLQEDEKFLTEVFAQLTDEATEDGKRRELVNFFKEFCAFSQTLQPQNRDAFFKTLANLGILPALEIVMGMDDLQVRAAATDIFSYLVEFSPSMVREFVMQEPQQTDDDVLLINVVIKQMICDSDPELGGAVQLMGLLRTLIDPENMLTPTNKTEKTEFLSFFYKYCMQVLTAPLLANTVDEKKSKALQEGSTKINPVCPDNFQTAQLLALILELLTFCVEHHTYHIKTYIMNKDLLRRILVLMNSKHTFLALCALRFMRRIIGQKDEYYNRYIIKGNLFEPVINTLLDNGTRYNLLNSAIIELFEFIKVEDVKSLIAHIIDNYYKALESIEYVQTFKGLKGRYEQEKDRQTLRLNRYRRDARTLDEDEEMWFHEDEDDDDGEAVEKSRPEEEFPESYGKYMEAKKVKESDDKENFPKQTPTGSFKFTFSHSAGAANGANGKPAASHAASASPNGSPAKSDAPSGTLVVKVSFPCQLPF is encoded by the exons ATGTCGGATACTCGGCGGCGTGTGAAAGTATACACGCTGAATGAAGACCGACAGTGGGACGACAGGGGCACAGGACATGTCTCGTCTACCTTTGTCGAACGACTGAAGGGAATATCATTATTAGTTCGGGCCGAATCCGACG GCTCACTTCTTCTGGAGTCTAAAATCAGCCCAAATACTGCATATCAAAAACAACAA GATACTCTGATCGTGTGGTCTGAAGCAGAGAACTATGATCTGGCTCTGAGTTTTCAGGAAAAAGCTGGCTGTGATGAAATCTGGGAAAAGATTTGTCAG GTGCAGGGAAAAGACCCTGCGCTGGAGATCACCCAGGACCCCATCGATGAGTCTGAGGAGGAGCGCTTCGAGGAGATGccagagaccagccacctggtGGAGCTGCCTCCATGCGAGCTAGCCCGGCTGGAGGAGATCGCTGACCTTGTGACTTCTGTCCTGTCCTCGCCCATCCGCCGGGAGAAACTGGCCCTAGCCCTTATGAGCGAAGGTTACATGAAGAAGCTACTGCAGCTCTTCCAGGTGTGTGAAGACCTGGACAACCGGGAGGGCCTACATCATCTGTATGAGATTGTGCGTGGCGTGCTTTTTCTCAACAAGGCGGCTCTGTTCGAGGTCATGTTCTCAGACGACTGCATCATGGACGTGGTGGGCTGCCTGGAGTACGACCCGGCGCTGGTGCAGCCCAAAAGGCACCGTGAGTTCCTCACCAAGACGGCCAAGTTCAAGGAGGTGATCCCAATCACGGACTCAGAGCTGCGGCAGAAGATCCACCAGACGTACCGTGTGCAGTACATCCAGGACATCATCCTTCCCACTCCTTCTGTTTTCGAGGAGAACTTCCTTTCCACCCTCACATCCTTCATTTTCTTCAACAAGGTGGAGATAGTCAGCATGCTGCAG GAGGATGAGAAGTTCCTCACCGAAGTCTTTGCACAGCTAACGGATGAAGCCACAGAGGACGGTAAAAGGAGGGAACTA GTGAACTTCTTCAAAGAATTTTGTGCTTTTTCACAAACCTTGCAACCGCAAAATAGAGATGCTTTCTTCAAGACTCTGGCGAATCTAGGCATTCTTCCTGCTCTTGAAATAGTCATG GGGATGGACGACCTGCAAGTGAGGGCTGCAGCCACAGACATATTCTCATACCTGGTGGAGTTCAGCCCCTCCATGGTCCGAGAGTTTGTTATGCAGGAGCCACAGCAGACTGATGAT GATGTGCTGCTGATCAACGTGGTGATAAAGCAGATGATCTGTGACTCGGACCCTGAGCTGGGGGGTGCTGTGCAGCTGATGGGGCTCCTACGAACACTGATTGACCCAGAGAACATGCTGACGCCCACCAAT AAAACGGAGAAGACCGAGTTCCTCAGCTTCTTCTACAAGTACTGCATGCAGGTCCTAACAGCCCCTCTATTGGCCAACACTGTAGACGAGAAGAAGTCTAAAG CTCTGCAAGAGGGGTCCACCAAGATCAACCCAGTGTGTCCTG ATAATTTCCAGACAGCTCAACTCCTGGCTTTGATTCTGGAGCTGCTGACATTCTGTGTTGAGCACCACACGTACCACATAAAGACATACATCATGAACAAGGACCTGCTACGACGAATCCTGGTGCTAATGAACTCTAAACACACCTTCCTGGCGCTGT GTGCTCTGCGCTTTATGAGGAGGATAATCGGGCAGAAAGATGAGTACTACAACCGCTATATTATCAAAGGGAACCTGTTTGAGCCAGTCATCAACACTCTGCTGGACAATGGCACTAGATACAACCTCCTAAACTCAGCCATCATCGAACTCTTTGAGTTCATCAAAGTT GAGGATGTCAAGTCCCTGATAGCACACATCATAGACAACTACTACAAAGCACTTGAATCCATTGAATACGTCCAGACGTTCAAGGGCCTGAAGGGCAGATATGAGCAGGAGAAGGACCGACAGACCCTGAGACTCAACAG ATATCGTAGGGATGCCCGAACGCTGGACGAGGATGAGGAAATGTGGTTCCATgaagatgaggatgatgatgatggagagGCTGTTGAGAAAAGCAGGCCAGAGGAAGAGTTCCCAGAGAGCTACGGAAAGTATATGGAAGCGAAAAAAG TTAAAGAGAGTGACGACAAAGAGAACTTCCCAAAGCAGACCCCAACTGGCAGCTTTAAGTTTACCTTCTCTCATTCTGCAGGGGCTGCCAACGGTGCCAACGGCAAGCCAGCTGCCTCGCACGCCGCCTCAGCCAGTCCCAACGGCTCCCCAGCCAAGTCGGACGCGCCATCCGGCACCCTGGTAGTCAAGGTGAGCTTTCCCTGTCAACTGCCATTCTAA
- the LOC139562190 gene encoding serine/threonine-protein phosphatase 4 regulatory subunit 3-like isoform X1: MSDTRRRVKVYTLNEDRQWDDRGTGHVSSTFVERLKGISLLVRAESDGSLLLESKISPNTAYQKQQDTLIVWSEAENYDLALSFQEKAGCDEIWEKICQVQGKDPALEITQDPIDESEEERFEEMPETSHLVELPPCELARLEEIADLVTSVLSSPIRREKLALALMSEGYMKKLLQLFQVCEDLDNREGLHHLYEIVRGVLFLNKAALFEVMFSDDCIMDVVGCLEYDPALVQPKRHREFLTKTAKFKEVIPITDSELRQKIHQTYRVQYIQDIILPTPSVFEENFLSTLTSFIFFNKVEIVSMLQEDEKFLTEVFAQLTDEATEDGKRRELVNFFKEFCAFSQTLQPQNRDAFFKTLANLGILPALEIVMGMDDLQVRAAATDIFSYLVEFSPSMVREFVMQEPQQTDDDVLLINVVIKQMICDSDPELGGAVQLMGLLRTLIDPENMLTPTNKTEKTEFLSFFYKYCMQVLTAPLLANTVDEKKSKALQEGSTKINPVCPDNFQTAQLLALILELLTFCVEHHTYHIKTYIMNKDLLRRILVLMNSKHTFLALCALRFMRRIIGQKDEYYNRYIIKGNLFEPVINTLLDNGTRYNLLNSAIIELFEFIKVEDVKSLIAHIIDNYYKALESIEYVQTFKGLKGRYEQEKDRQTLRLNRYRRDARTLDEDEEMWFHEDEDDDDGEAVEKSRPEEEFPESYGKYMEAKKVKESDDKENFPKQTPTGSFKFTFSHSAGAANGANGKPAASHAASASPNGSPAKSDAPSGTLVVKTAMVGLVDYPDDEDEDEEDEEQSPRKRPRLGS, from the exons ATGTCGGATACTCGGCGGCGTGTGAAAGTATACACGCTGAATGAAGACCGACAGTGGGACGACAGGGGCACAGGACATGTCTCGTCTACCTTTGTCGAACGACTGAAGGGAATATCATTATTAGTTCGGGCCGAATCCGACG GCTCACTTCTTCTGGAGTCTAAAATCAGCCCAAATACTGCATATCAAAAACAACAA GATACTCTGATCGTGTGGTCTGAAGCAGAGAACTATGATCTGGCTCTGAGTTTTCAGGAAAAAGCTGGCTGTGATGAAATCTGGGAAAAGATTTGTCAG GTGCAGGGAAAAGACCCTGCGCTGGAGATCACCCAGGACCCCATCGATGAGTCTGAGGAGGAGCGCTTCGAGGAGATGccagagaccagccacctggtGGAGCTGCCTCCATGCGAGCTAGCCCGGCTGGAGGAGATCGCTGACCTTGTGACTTCTGTCCTGTCCTCGCCCATCCGCCGGGAGAAACTGGCCCTAGCCCTTATGAGCGAAGGTTACATGAAGAAGCTACTGCAGCTCTTCCAGGTGTGTGAAGACCTGGACAACCGGGAGGGCCTACATCATCTGTATGAGATTGTGCGTGGCGTGCTTTTTCTCAACAAGGCGGCTCTGTTCGAGGTCATGTTCTCAGACGACTGCATCATGGACGTGGTGGGCTGCCTGGAGTACGACCCGGCGCTGGTGCAGCCCAAAAGGCACCGTGAGTTCCTCACCAAGACGGCCAAGTTCAAGGAGGTGATCCCAATCACGGACTCAGAGCTGCGGCAGAAGATCCACCAGACGTACCGTGTGCAGTACATCCAGGACATCATCCTTCCCACTCCTTCTGTTTTCGAGGAGAACTTCCTTTCCACCCTCACATCCTTCATTTTCTTCAACAAGGTGGAGATAGTCAGCATGCTGCAG GAGGATGAGAAGTTCCTCACCGAAGTCTTTGCACAGCTAACGGATGAAGCCACAGAGGACGGTAAAAGGAGGGAACTA GTGAACTTCTTCAAAGAATTTTGTGCTTTTTCACAAACCTTGCAACCGCAAAATAGAGATGCTTTCTTCAAGACTCTGGCGAATCTAGGCATTCTTCCTGCTCTTGAAATAGTCATG GGGATGGACGACCTGCAAGTGAGGGCTGCAGCCACAGACATATTCTCATACCTGGTGGAGTTCAGCCCCTCCATGGTCCGAGAGTTTGTTATGCAGGAGCCACAGCAGACTGATGAT GATGTGCTGCTGATCAACGTGGTGATAAAGCAGATGATCTGTGACTCGGACCCTGAGCTGGGGGGTGCTGTGCAGCTGATGGGGCTCCTACGAACACTGATTGACCCAGAGAACATGCTGACGCCCACCAAT AAAACGGAGAAGACCGAGTTCCTCAGCTTCTTCTACAAGTACTGCATGCAGGTCCTAACAGCCCCTCTATTGGCCAACACTGTAGACGAGAAGAAGTCTAAAG CTCTGCAAGAGGGGTCCACCAAGATCAACCCAGTGTGTCCTG ATAATTTCCAGACAGCTCAACTCCTGGCTTTGATTCTGGAGCTGCTGACATTCTGTGTTGAGCACCACACGTACCACATAAAGACATACATCATGAACAAGGACCTGCTACGACGAATCCTGGTGCTAATGAACTCTAAACACACCTTCCTGGCGCTGT GTGCTCTGCGCTTTATGAGGAGGATAATCGGGCAGAAAGATGAGTACTACAACCGCTATATTATCAAAGGGAACCTGTTTGAGCCAGTCATCAACACTCTGCTGGACAATGGCACTAGATACAACCTCCTAAACTCAGCCATCATCGAACTCTTTGAGTTCATCAAAGTT GAGGATGTCAAGTCCCTGATAGCACACATCATAGACAACTACTACAAAGCACTTGAATCCATTGAATACGTCCAGACGTTCAAGGGCCTGAAGGGCAGATATGAGCAGGAGAAGGACCGACAGACCCTGAGACTCAACAG ATATCGTAGGGATGCCCGAACGCTGGACGAGGATGAGGAAATGTGGTTCCATgaagatgaggatgatgatgatggagagGCTGTTGAGAAAAGCAGGCCAGAGGAAGAGTTCCCAGAGAGCTACGGAAAGTATATGGAAGCGAAAAAAG TTAAAGAGAGTGACGACAAAGAGAACTTCCCAAAGCAGACCCCAACTGGCAGCTTTAAGTTTACCTTCTCTCATTCTGCAGGGGCTGCCAACGGTGCCAACGGCAAGCCAGCTGCCTCGCACGCCGCCTCAGCCAGTCCCAACGGCTCCCCAGCCAAGTCGGACGCGCCATCCGGCACCCTGGTAGTCAAG ACTGCGATGGTTGGCCTTGTAGACTACCCTGACGACGAAGACGAGGATGAAGAAGACGAAGAGCAGTCGCCACGGAAACGTCCCCGCCTGGGCTCCTAA